The Ipomoea triloba cultivar NCNSP0323 chromosome 13, ASM357664v1 genomic interval TGCCCATCTGtcgaacaagaagaagaaatagattttgatgaatgaATATGTAAAGAAAATGATGcattttttccctaattttatGTTTGTAGTGTttttttcctatgaaattattcatatatttatattagccTATCAAAGTGATCATTTTTATCCATTTTTGTTAAATAGACATTTTGTACTCTTACAAATAGATAGTCAgacttaaacacaaataatttatcACTACTAGCTAATTCTGTGTTTAAGTCTTAATTACAGAGTATGTTACTAGCAAACATTAGCTTAAAATTAAGtagtataattataaaatagttATAAATAAGGTTGGTTATTCTTCGCATTTATTcagcaataatttgttggaaaagaaaaatgacttGAAATACCTATTTTGCCCTTATTTTTAAACTTTCCAAAAgtctatttatatttaatagatAATAgaaaatttgtcattttttaaataattgatgGCCTAATAGCTTAATATTGATACATAGGGAGAAAAAAATGCTagtaaatattagaaaaaagtgtcattttccacTAATATgcatgccaaaaaaaaaaggttagttACGTGCTTGGCCAACAAGAGTCCGCATGAGAGTTTTACGTAGCCTATTATCGCTCTGCTCGGTCACTTTCATTTGCCGTCGCATGATCTCAGCCGAGGTCATCGGCCGCCTGGACCGCGACGGCGCCGTGAAGTTCATCTTGGGGGACCCGCCGGAGGCGGCGGCGCTGGGCGAGGTCGGCAGCGACGAGCAGGAGTTGGCTCGGCGGGACGGCGACCGCCGCAGCATCTTCAGACCCAGCGCCCGCTTCACGCGGCTCGTCACGGCCATGCccacgccgccgccgccgccctgCCCGGGGGCGGCCTTATTCCTGGGCGACCCGGTTCCAGATTCCTGCCCCGACCCGAACCAGCTCCCATCTCCTCCACCTCCTCCTTCGCTCGGATTGTAATACGATAGCGCCGTCCGCCCGCCGAACCCCGGCGACGACCGGCACGCCGTGAAGAATATCTCGTACGCCGCCTCGCGGAAATCGTCCGTGTCTAGGCCTTCCAGCCGCCCGAACGGCCACTCCATGTCGCGCGGGCTCTCCGGGAAGCCCTCGTCATCTTCCCGGCCGGCGGGGCGCTCGGCTTCGTCGGTGACGGTGCTGATTCGGATAGCGTTGACCATGGCGGTAACTCCGGCGGTGAGAGGTGGTCGTCAGATATCCGGCGGAAGGGACAGGAGAGAGAAACCGGCGAGCATAatatatatcttcttcttttttttttggttgttttttttctttttttttttttttaattttttcttttcttgaagaCTAAAAGAAATTAGGGAATAGAAAGGGAgggaaaaagattgaaatgaagAGAAGTTGGCGAAAGGCAAAGGCTATTGTTTTTTAGCGAAGAAAACGCGATAAGGCAATGGTGGTCGTAATTAAAATCTTACCAGCCAGACACCTAAATTAAGTTGATAAGTCCATGAGATTAAGTTTAAGAGGTGACTtttttgacatatatatatatatatatatatatatatatatatatatatatatatatatatatcatttttcatcattttctcttTGAGTAAATTAAATAGCATTGCAAGTGCCAAGGATCTTGTAGtttagtggcatcaaactcttttttatacgggaggtggtgggttcgagtctcagtgtcAGTAATACTGACtatgtgcttcaataggttgagaaagtagtagcATCGCAAGTTCAATCATAAATTATGTTAAGTTCACTTTTTTGGCATTGTTGGAGTGCTTCCAAGCTTCCAATATTGGAATAACCCTGGTCAAATTGGTTGGGTTGTTGGTTTGGTAACTATAAAGTTCTAATTTCAACGCGACCTCTTTGTGATCCCCAAAAGTGCATTTTTAGATAGCGACAGTAAATTTTTCCATAAATCAAAAAGATTTTCAATATTTGCATTTATGTCTCATATTGATCAATGACGGGGGCAGTTTTAGTCGTCCTAGAAAAGGTAATCCAATTAATTAAGCATAAATGATGCTTGCGCCTCCATTCTCCCTAACTTGGGAGGATAAGAGCGTGCACGATAGCGATTTAAGGACGATTGCATCCACTCTTGCAACCAACATTGCTCTTGTTGGTTTTGTGACCATCGAAGTAGTCAGCAGGCGGTCAATACTACCGACAAAATTAAATGATTTGtccaaaaattactttttgctCGCAACTCTCGTGTATACTCAAATTGCTTAACCCCTTTTACAGAGCCTTCTCGGGCCTTTTATAATGCTAGGAAGAATGAAACGCTCAACCTATCATTAATGTCATAAATGAAGCTAAATTCTTTAAATGCCTTATTCATGAGAGTTTGTGCCAGTTTCTGTTTCCTTTGCGTCGAACTGCCTTCCACAACGACTGATCTTATCATTGCCATTAACTTCATACTAATTACATACCCTCATTATCCCCCTCCTGCCCTAGTGCTCGGATTACTCTTCTCGCTGCCCTCTCAAGGCGATTTCCTCCTTTACACGGTCGATCAATCTCGACTCCTTGACGACTAGTTAACTCAGCCTTATGATCCGCTCTTCTATTTGACTAGTCTCGCTAACCATGCTGCTCACTCCAACTGTTTGACTGACTCAGTCACTTGACTTCTTCAGGTAGATTGGTTAACCCTCTCATCCAGCACAATACGAGTGCCTCCTACACCCAGCCGAGTCCTGATAGAGCTGGTCCGGCTCCTTCAGTCATGCCTTTTCCTGCCCCTTCAGATGCCTTGGTTGTTTACCCTTTATTATGCTTCGCCCAATTCCCTTGTCCGTCCTCTCCGTTGCGCCACCTGCCAACCTTAACCCTTCATGCCTAGGTCCATATCCCTTCAACTCTTAACTAAGACAAGTTTCCCATAACCAAAGAAATTATTGAGCATTTTGGGCATTGATTCTACAATAATTCAGCAACACCATAACAGGATGAAGGGGATTAGTCCACATTCCATAAACAACATACCATTAAGTTGTTGGCTAGGGAGTCTTCATTCATGGTGATTGGGGTAAGCTCAACCGGAGATGCTCGGTCTGATTCAGCACTACTGCTTTAAGCGAAATGCAAGTCGAGCGACCCAGATAACACTGCTCTTAAAGAAACCTCAGCACCAAAAACACGTTCTGGCATATTCGCATAGGACCTTCTGTGTAGCTTCTCCGCCTTCAAGTGAACAATTCGGTCACTTTTATGACTTGGATTCTCCTCCTGTAGAACACAAGGCCAAATAAATTCAACTATCGCTAACATTACTTTACTTCACTACCCATTACGAATCTGATCTATCCAATGCCGGCTATGGCTGCACTTCTACAAGAACGAAACAAAGAAGCATCACAAAGTCCTTTGTCATACCTCGGGGAATATAGAATTTCTGTGCATATCTGTTTTCTTTTCTACTATTCTTATTGTCTATTCTACACGAAAGGTTACCGTGTATTcagttaaaaaatgaaatagttaAATACTGCTAAAGCGTAAATTCATTACCAAAAGACTAATCAGAATCAAGCAGATAGAAGTTCGACATAAAGTAGACTCATATATCTCGCAGACAATGGGAAACGATGCAACAAGCTCATCTAGTAAATAGCTATAAGCACAACAAAGTTGAAACTACTCCTGCAAATATTATAAAGAGCAACGGAAAACTTTACTCGATGAAACTAGTTTTACTTAGACTAGCAAACGAGTACTGAAAACTATAGATTCAAGCAATCCAACCAGTCCCGTTTAGCAGGTATGATGTGTTGAAAGCGCCATCCCCTCCTCCCAGCATGTGAACTGCAAAATCAGTGGCGGGAAGAGACTCCAATGAGTCGCACATTGCAATTACTGCTGTTGAGATTGCCGACCTGGCATACTACCACTATAGCTGCTTCCATACCCAACCTGGCCGCCATGGGATCCATTCGAGCCATAATTGCCCGAAGCTTGTGGTATATCGGGTCTCCAGCCTGCACTTCCATATCCAGAATTTCCACCGGCATTGCCATACCCCCCATAGCCCCCGGCACCAGATTGTAACTCTCCCGTAGCACCACCACCAATCGGTGAACTTGTTCTTGGAGCACCACCAGCACGTCCAATAGACCCATAAGCAGATGGATTTCCATAAGCCCCGTCATTTCCACCAAACCCGCTATAGCCATAACCTTGGCTCCCATACCCTGCCACTCCCGTCACTGATTGACCTGCAGCAGCACCGCCACCAGAAGCAGCATTGGAATTACCCCATGGGGCACTTCCATAGCCGACATTCCCATACCCCGAGGGACTCTGAGAGCTCCACGAGCTTCTCGGTCCACCTGCAGGGCCACTTCCATAGCCACTATTGGGAGCATTAGGGTTTCCATACGGAGAACTGGAAAGGCCTCCATACCCAGTATTCGCATTCCCATAACCAGGATTGGCACCACCGTAGCTTCCATAACCACCATAACCCATGCCACCGGTAGGTGGATATCCATAACCAGGTGTACCGTAACCAGAGGAACCGTAGGAGGGATACCCTCCTCCAGTGTTTTGCGATGACATGTACCTGTTGGAATCCATTTTATTACCATAAGGGCTGTTACCAGAACCACCATACCCCTGGTAATTTCCACCACCCATGGAACGGCCACTAGCGTTAGGGTTTGCATCTTTGGGAAAAGCGCGTTTTACCTCTACTTGCTTGTCGTTTAAATCATGAAAGGTCTTGTGTAAAACCCTGTCTACTGCATCTTCAGAATCGAACGAAATAAAACCAAACCCTCGAGGTCGGTTCGTCTGCTGATCATACATAATAACTACATCAGTCACATTACCATACGTTTCAAAATACTGGCGGAACTCATCATCAGTGAGGGTAGGAGGCAACCCCCCAACaaatattttcttggtcttattattgctaccaccaccaccaccagaaACACTGCTGCTATTAACATTCCCAGCTTTCGAGCTCTGTTGTTCCTCTCTTGATAACGCCCGTTTTGCCTCAACCTATATTTCATAATGTGGTTGTGGTCAATCCAATAGGCAAAAAAAGCACATGGCACAAGTAGAAATAGCCATTTTCACTACAACCTTAAACTATCTCAAATTTCAACATAAAGAACTTATCCACCTCATTTGCTACATATTTGAGGCAAGACCAAACAGTAAGAAATGCATCACATATAGAATCTTCCTTGTTAAATATaggctatatatatgtataaaaattcAGTATCAAAATGCAGTTCAAGATCCCCTTAAACACTATAATGCAAGAGCATCAACAACTGAAGAACAGTGGCCTGAATCTATCTAACCTAAACACTATATAACCCTGATTAGCTAAGACAATCAGagaattcaaaagaaaaaattaccaTTGAAGCTCAAAAGAAGCCCAGTAATTACTTAACTAAACAATAAAACCCCCATTCTATATCTATCTAACAGAGAATGATAGAATCCCTTTATGCCCAGAAGTCAATTCAAGAAAAAGACCAAAACTTTAGCAGAATAAAGCAAAAATTCTCACCGTACGGCCATCAATGGTGTGCCTATCCTGGAGAACGGTGTCAAGAACACTGGGATCTGCAAATACCACAAACCCAAACCCTCTGGGCTTGCCGGAAACCTTGTCTCTCATCACTACAGTCTGGATCACCTCGCCGTAATGCTGGAAATAATCCTTCAACTTATCCTCGTCCGTCTCCCAGGATATCCCACCAATAAAAAGCTTTCCTTGATCTGAATCCATGTCCCCTCTCCGCCGTCTGTCTGTCGGAAGGAGTTTGGGAGGGCAAAAACCGGCGATTTTGAGGCGGGGACAGAGCAGATAGTGAAGAATTGAGACGAAGAATGTACGGTGCTGATTTTCTTGGACTAATGGTGGCGATTGATTGGCGAGGATTTTGATGGCCAGATTCTTCGGATTATTCGATGAATTTTGCTGCTGCTTTGGATTTCAATAATTTGTGCTGTAATGAACAAAGAACATTCCTGATAGAAATTATTAGtccaattattataatttattaatagtttgttttttaacagttaactctgttacaaggtagtatcggctcataactactttctcaatataCAGtagtacaaaaagtcaataccgTTCTCAATGAAATTCGATCGGATAACTTCACTATTAATGATAAATTAGTAAAtacactaatttttttaatttattaaaaagttataaactctttcaaaaataaaacaaaaaaaaagttataaactCGTTATAATGAGGTATTATGACAATTATACAGGAGCATACTCATGTAGTAACAACTTCAGTGTCATTTTAAtgagtatttattcattcagtagacaataaaaaattaataacactagataatttaaaaatatatgttttttatgTTATGTTTTTAGGATTTTGAATTACTAAAAGTgtttcaatataaataatttaaaattttatatttaatgacTTCAAAATGTcatattacttttaaaattaaaaaaaaaaaaaaaactcaattttaCTTCCATCATAAGTTGaacttcactttttttttttttttttgaaaacaaacttCACTTTTTTCTAATCTCAGCTAACAATGTGTACTAGAGAAATACATTCATTTTACTAAACTAAAGTCTACACCCACCATGTTTTACTCCATTAATAGTTTCCCAAGAAAGAAACATCCAAATCCTTTGAAGATTAATATATAACTTGCAAATTTACAACTCAAAATTCCTTAAGTGCATATTGGATGATTGCACACAAAAAACCCCCTCATTATCGCTAGTGAGATTTGATCACTGGTCATTCTCCTCAAACTTTACGCTTGTAACCAGTTGAGTTGTCCATGCGGGCTCCTTTTGACTTCACACTCTCACATCCTATGTTGACTTGGTGTAAATCATTAGCAAATATGACTTGATGAAACAAAAAGAATATAGTCATTCATGTAGTGCAACATAATTAAGACAAGCAAACAAAAAGTCATAAAATGCCACCATCAACTAACCACCAAAATTACATATCATTAACTGCCACAAAATCAACAGGACAAAATTGATTTGCCTGCCAATACAATTTCCTTATAGAGAAAGTAAGACCAATATAGCTCTTAGTAATGCcatcataatatatatcaaaGGATGTCAGATACATACATGGTATGTTTGTTAGCTGTTCTTTGAATACAAGAATTCTTTGATTTACTGGAAAGCATGAAGTTACATTTTGAGTGAACCTTACTATGTAACTTTAGCCGGGTAAATCATGATAAACCAGTCTAAAATGCCCATAGCTGAACAGCTCAAATCGAGATGGTCAATAAGCATCTTTCACAGGGAATTAAACTTAGAATCTTGTAATTACTAAGTCAACTGCCTGACCAACTCGGCTGGTAGCCTTAATAGAAGAATTCTAAGTAGTGACTACACATGAaatgaacaaaaagaaaactTGGTGGCTATTTAGATTGCTTTAAAGTTGGCTCAATATGATTACAACATGGGACTTGCATTTCACTCTAAAGTGCTACCTCAACCATCACACTAACAGTAAACTAACAATTCCCCATATTTTCTTCAATCCTTCCTTCTTGCAGCATGCAATCCCCGGGCCTCTAATCGCACCAGCAGATCGAGGGAGAGGATGGCGGCGTGCTTTGAGAGGTCATCGCCAGCACTGAAGGAGATTCTGCTAAAAATATATCGGTGAGATTAATAACTACTACCTGTCAGCGTCGTAGAAATCCACTGCTTCTGATATGCAGAATAAGAACAAGAACACTGACCTTTGCATTGTTATCTGTTACTGAGACAGAGCTGAAACGCCTATCGAGATTGATCATCATCTGCACGAATTTGGCTCGGTGGAATACCATATTCAGGTATGATTGATCAACAATAACTGGACTAATTCCCTAAAGAATCTCAGAATCCATTATTTCGAGTTTTCTCGTGAGATTTTCACTGTCTGTTTTGATGTTTGGCAGCATTCTGCATCAGCTCCAGACTATGTCTACATATCATTATCAACACCAATCCTGTCTCTAGCGTTCCTACTCACATCCCGACTCTCACGCTACACTATGGAGATGGTAAAGGGCATTAGTCCAAACGTCGTGGACGTTGTTGATCCTCCAAATGCAGGATATCAGCTCACTTTAAGGCTTGATTTTACCAGAATCCCAAAAGGGAAAGGTTAGAAACTCCTCACTTTCTCAGGTTTCTATATAGAATTAGTGTACTAAGTACTGTTCAGCTGACGCCAGTGAAGGGCTAAGTCCAGCatcctgcctctcgaaaatctGGCAGTAcaggaaaataaagttgtgtcttcAATACAATCTATAACTCTTGGCGTAATGGTAAACGTTTGATTTTAACAAGTACTAACCGTGATTGCTGCCCAGACTCGATGAAAACCATCACAGCAATCTCCTCAGTTCAGGCTGTGATTTTGAGCTCTCAGCTGAAAGAAATGTTGGTGAATGTCAACTCACAAGATGTGTCTCAAGGGATGTACAAACCAATCAAGCTTGTCTACCACCCAAGAGAGCCTTTCTATGTCATAAAATCAGTAATCCTGCAACCCCTGCAACCTCaaatgcttttgttttttaatgataatCCAAGGCTGATGTCTGGTTCCTTCTGCATCCACTTTTTCGCCAGCCGGAGAAGATCACTGCAGTGTTCCCAATGCGGTTCAGAGACAAAATAGATGTGGTTATAGCAACATCATTCTTTCAGGTAACAGCCAGCACCAATATAATTACTTTCACGGCATCCAAATCACTCGTTTCCCCGCGATTTCATTGCATCATCAAGAGTTTCTTGAGCAGGAACTCATGGATGCAGCAAATACAGAAGCCTGTTGTGCTAAGGCACCCC includes:
- the LOC116002321 gene encoding heterogeneous nuclear ribonucleoprotein 1-like, with the protein product MDSDQGKLFIGGISWETDEDKLKDYFQHYGEVIQTVVMRDKVSGKPRGFGFVVFADPSVLDTVLQDRHTIDGRTVEAKRALSREEQQSSKAGNVNSSSVSGGGGGSNNKTKKIFVGGLPPTLTDDEFRQYFETYGNVTDVVIMYDQQTNRPRGFGFISFDSEDAVDRVLHKTFHDLNDKQVEVKRAFPKDANPNASGRSMGGGNYQGYGGSGNSPYGNKMDSNRYMSSQNTGGGYPSYGSSGYGTPGYGYPPTGGMGYGGYGSYGGANPGYGNANTGYGGLSSSPYGNPNAPNSGYGSGPAGGPRSSWSSQSPSGYGNVGYGSAPWGNSNAASGGGAAAGQSVTGVAGYGSQGYGYSGFGGNDGAYGNPSAYGSIGRAGGAPRTSSPIGGGATGELQSGAGGYGGYGNAGGNSGYGSAGWRPDIPQASGNYGSNGSHGGQVGYGSSYSGSMPGRQSQQQ
- the LOC116001853 gene encoding actin-related protein 2/3 complex subunit 2B, with product MAACFERSSPALKEILLKIYRAETPIEIDHHLHEFGSVEYHIQHSASAPDYVYISLSTPILSLAFLLTSRLSRYTMEMVKGISPNVVDVVDPPNAGYQLTLRLDFTRIPKGKDSMKTITAISSVQAVILSSQLKEMLVNVNSQDVSQGMYKPIKLVYHPREPFYVIKSPEKITAVFPMRFRDKIDVVIATSFFQELMDAANTEACCAKAPHCTWSAIPPPELRGEAIEDLSTNGGFVSFDITSRNVEGKRLDKTVWNLLNFYAFVKYHVKSTRGFIQRKMRTRMQNLVEVLQKTGIQEDDRIKKGVQGRNNHMKRLRIIFSSKLKVCSRQRYDVVSKMKRMRSRIKIHWFSRFRRRWLTIPTFSSLTKYEKLN